In the Leptospiraceae bacterium genome, one interval contains:
- a CDS encoding type II toxin-antitoxin system HigB family toxin, producing MNFRKKILPILTIAVNFFIFCQYHKCSSFNICENKYRLIVKIHYGIGIVYIRFIGTHSQYDRINANEV from the coding sequence ATAAATTTCCGTAAAAAAATTTTACCAATTTTGACCATAGCTGTTAATTTTTTTATTTTTTGTCAATACCACAAATGTAGTAGTTTTAATATTTGTGAGAATAAATATCGATTGATTGTGAAAATACATTACGGAATCGGAATAGTTTATATTCGTTTTATTGGGACGCATAGCCAATATGATCGAATTAATGCAAATGAGGTGTGA
- a CDS encoding type II toxin-antitoxin system YafQ family toxin has protein sequence MSLLPSYTNQFEKDIKLCRKRNKDLTKLKTVVSLLIDKTALPARNKDHKLSGSYVGRRECHIEPDWLLIYKVRGNEIIFERTGTHSDLFE, from the coding sequence ATGAGTCTTTTGCCTTCCTACACAAATCAGTTTGAAAAAGATATTAAACTTTGTAGAAAGAGAAATAAAGATTTAACAAAACTTAAAACAGTCGTTTCTTTATTAATCGATAAAACAGCACTTCCAGCAAGAAATAAAGATCATAAATTATCCGGCTCTTATGTTGGTAGAAGAGAATGTCATATTGAGCCAGATTGGCTGTTAATTTATAAAGTTCGCGGGAATGAAATAATTTTTGAACGAACGGGAACTCACTCGGACCTTTTTGAATAA
- a CDS encoding type II toxin-antitoxin system RelB/DinJ family antitoxin: MKSAMIRARVEDKLKKDVEDILYSLGISPSEAINIFYSQIRLNNGIPFDVKVPNYTTLKTFKNTDKNKGVKKFKNKADLFQSLKL; this comes from the coding sequence ATGAAATCTGCTATGATTCGTGCTAGGGTTGAGGACAAACTTAAAAAAGATGTAGAAGATATTCTTTATTCTCTTGGTATATCCCCTTCAGAGGCAATTAATATTTTTTACAGTCAAATTCGTTTGAATAATGGCATTCCTTTTGATGTAAAAGTTCCAAATTACACCACTTTAAAAACTTTTAAAAATACTGATAAAAACAAAGGCGTAAAAAAATTCAAAAATAAAGCTGACCTTTTTCAATCTTTAAAACTATGA
- a CDS encoding alkaline phosphatase family protein, translating to MSPFNKIFGIFAFILSVFWVSSCCKKDFGLISKIERSATDEIDLFLIPEKYNILESSWISKNTKSNFRKKDLVRYLAEHGRYISDLQSNPSLEFSEKEGVVTMRVGRTSHSTDYSYDKQIPILFYGDKWFQKGVYSEKIPQQKIAPTLAKIINTPKPNGAKESELSQILKESSELPEIIVTIVIDQGGQQLYKAHPNSYPNIKSIMARSAYFPNAEVGHLDAHTAVGHAAIGTGAYPRENGVVGNTFYTLENGKFHQSEIYSHDETNVNISDLRTETLADVADLYFKNQLEVISQAYALRASIGMGGHGFGQLSGTDKDYVYWLDAHDCKWKSDVRYYSYPEFANEFSPCENFILNYPNGWKDIHNFRKEDSKKYWSQIMATPKEVELEAGLFKKMIEEKIIKKGKASDNLPDLAYMTIKATDAAGHYFGWESLEAENTFQEADKQVGLILEFLKSNFSDRFVFVLTADHGCAPLPEISGGERYLIEDFYKEVNSLLGSKNTLGESLIKTMTVGQVGLNREVMNKYGISEGQIISKILKIQSNGKRFFKQVIRKNAELRR from the coding sequence ATGAGTCCTTTTAATAAAATTTTTGGGATTTTTGCTTTTATTTTATCTGTTTTTTGGGTTTCTTCCTGTTGCAAAAAAGATTTTGGGCTAATTTCTAAAATAGAAAGATCGGCTACTGACGAAATAGATTTATTTTTGATTCCTGAAAAGTACAATATTTTAGAAAGTAGCTGGATTAGCAAAAATACAAAATCCAATTTTAGGAAAAAAGATTTGGTTCGTTATCTCGCAGAGCATGGTAGATATATTTCTGATTTGCAATCCAATCCGAGTCTTGAATTTTCCGAAAAAGAAGGAGTTGTGACTATGAGGGTAGGGAGGACTTCTCATTCTACTGACTATTCTTACGACAAACAAATTCCTATTCTTTTTTATGGGGACAAATGGTTTCAAAAGGGAGTATATTCCGAAAAAATCCCTCAACAAAAAATTGCTCCTACACTCGCAAAAATTATAAATACACCTAAGCCAAACGGAGCAAAAGAATCTGAACTTTCTCAAATTTTAAAAGAGAGTAGTGAACTGCCGGAAATTATTGTAACGATTGTAATAGACCAAGGAGGTCAACAATTATACAAAGCTCATCCAAATTCTTATCCTAATATAAAATCTATTATGGCAAGAAGTGCTTACTTCCCAAATGCAGAGGTAGGTCATCTTGATGCACACACTGCCGTAGGTCATGCAGCAATAGGGACAGGTGCATATCCAAGAGAGAATGGAGTAGTGGGGAATACTTTTTATACACTTGAAAATGGGAAATTTCATCAAAGTGAAATTTATTCTCACGATGAGACGAATGTAAATATTTCAGACCTCAGAACTGAGACCTTGGCTGATGTTGCAGACTTGTATTTTAAAAACCAATTGGAAGTTATCAGTCAGGCTTATGCACTTCGTGCGTCTATCGGAATGGGTGGGCATGGTTTTGGACAACTTTCCGGTACAGATAAGGACTATGTATATTGGTTAGATGCTCATGATTGCAAGTGGAAGTCGGACGTTAGGTACTATTCATACCCTGAATTTGCGAATGAATTTTCTCCATGTGAGAATTTTATTTTAAATTATCCGAATGGTTGGAAGGATATACATAACTTCAGAAAAGAGGACTCTAAAAAATATTGGAGTCAAATTATGGCAACCCCAAAAGAAGTAGAGTTGGAAGCGGGTCTATTTAAAAAAATGATCGAAGAAAAGATTATCAAAAAAGGGAAGGCAAGCGATAATTTACCGGATCTGGCTTATATGACGATCAAGGCTACTGATGCAGCCGGACACTATTTTGGTTGGGAGTCCTTGGAAGCAGAAAATACCTTTCAAGAAGCAGACAAACAAGTTGGGCTTATCTTAGAATTTTTAAAATCAAATTTTAGTGATAGGTTTGTATTTGTGTTGACTGCCGACCATGGTTGCGCTCCACTTCCTGAAATTTCGGGAGGGGAAAGGTATTTGATTGAGGATTTTTACAAGGAAGTGAATTCTCTTCTTGGTTCCAAGAATACGTTAGGCGAAAGCCTGATCAAGACAATGACAGTAGGTCAAGTCGGGTTAAATAGAGAAGTTATGAATAAATATGGAATTTCTGAAGGTCAGATTATTTCAAAAATATTGAAAATTCAATCCAATGGGAAAAGATTTTTTAAGCAAGTAATTCGTAAGAATGCAGAGTTAAGAAGATAG
- a CDS encoding STAS domain-containing protein, which produces MNEHLIIQTIHKNDVKIFELQGRLDESSFDVLQKKYDEISESIHLILNLSKLKYISSSGIRSLFDMKNKQELNNKKMYLAEASENIIRIFTILDLWKSFTHYNTIDEAVKELSS; this is translated from the coding sequence ATGAATGAACATTTAATAATTCAAACAATACATAAAAATGACGTAAAAATATTTGAGCTTCAGGGAAGACTCGACGAAAGTTCATTTGATGTATTACAAAAAAAGTACGATGAAATTTCCGAGTCGATACACTTAATATTAAATCTATCGAAATTAAAATATATTTCCAGTTCAGGAATTCGCTCGTTGTTTGATATGAAAAATAAACAAGAGTTGAATAATAAAAAAATGTATCTTGCAGAAGCCTCAGAAAATATTATCCGTATTTTCACTATATTGGATTTATGGAAATCATTCACCCATTACAACACAATCGATGAGGCAGTAAAAGAGCTATCTTCTTAA
- a CDS encoding NAD+ kinase codes for MKSNLTKIQSVLIVLKRSKYELDLEKYGSLATLKKICQVQNNCFHKIHSSHLRQLKSREILKYTFPKGDFIFRENIRNRNLKNYDLVIALGGDNHFTYVSHYTYQNLLLGCNSDPESSVGALLSFTPKSLKESKEQFWKNTKIENWALISSKIEYPNGKKIETVKAVSEIHIRNNSPDLISRYLIKIGKILEEQKSSGFLLYTGAGSTGWVNSCMQTNKKNSTFSKTKSIFRAYSRELGARYRQKYKLMDFPVNEKLEIISEMNGGISIDSLSERIYDFPAGAKASFQLSKDKLRVLTLR; via the coding sequence ATGAAAAGCAATTTAACAAAAATCCAAAGCGTACTTATCGTTCTAAAAAGATCTAAATATGAATTAGACTTAGAAAAATATGGTAGCTTGGCTACATTAAAGAAAATATGCCAAGTCCAAAATAATTGCTTTCATAAAATCCACTCCTCGCACTTGCGACAGCTAAAAAGTAGAGAGATTTTAAAATATACTTTTCCAAAGGGTGACTTTATTTTCAGGGAAAATATCAGAAACAGAAATCTGAAAAATTATGACCTTGTAATCGCACTTGGGGGAGACAACCATTTCACTTATGTCTCTCACTATACTTACCAAAATCTTTTACTCGGCTGCAATTCAGACCCCGAATCCTCTGTGGGAGCTTTGCTCAGTTTTACACCAAAATCCCTAAAAGAGTCCAAAGAGCAATTTTGGAAAAATACAAAAATTGAAAACTGGGCTTTGATCTCGTCGAAGATTGAATACCCAAACGGGAAAAAAATCGAAACCGTAAAGGCAGTAAGCGAAATCCATATCCGAAACAATAGCCCCGACCTAATCAGCAGATATTTGATAAAAATCGGAAAAATTCTAGAAGAACAAAAAAGCTCCGGGTTTTTGTTGTACACGGGTGCAGGATCTACAGGCTGGGTGAATTCTTGTATGCAAACCAATAAAAAAAATTCTACATTCTCCAAAACCAAATCTATTTTCAGAGCCTACTCAAGAGAGTTGGGAGCAAGGTACAGGCAAAAATACAAACTCATGGACTTCCCAGTAAATGAAAAATTAGAAATTATTTCTGAAATGAATGGTGGAATTTCGATTGACTCTTTGAGCGAGCGTATTTATGATTTTCCAGCAGGTGCTAAAGCGAGTTTTCAACTGTCTAAAGATAAATTAAGAGTACTTACATTACGATGA